A single window of Intrasporangium calvum DSM 43043 DNA harbors:
- a CDS encoding SigE family RNA polymerase sigma factor translates to MRRTDEEAFRSFVMERQTVLRRRAFLLCGNWADGDELVQEALARVYVAWPRISPGAETAYTRRTMMNLYLNDQRKRRREVLTDEPPEPALTEHDRELALTLTGLLKDLPDKQRAVIVLRFWEDLTVPQIAECTGVAEGTIKSQISRGIAVLRERLAEPPLTGAGAVP, encoded by the coding sequence ATGAGACGCACGGACGAGGAGGCCTTCCGCTCGTTCGTCATGGAGCGCCAGACCGTGCTGCGGCGACGCGCCTTCCTGCTCTGCGGCAACTGGGCCGACGGCGACGAGCTCGTCCAGGAAGCCCTGGCCCGGGTCTACGTCGCCTGGCCGCGCATCTCACCCGGCGCCGAGACCGCCTACACGCGGCGCACGATGATGAACCTCTACCTCAACGACCAACGCAAACGTCGGCGTGAGGTGCTCACGGACGAGCCCCCCGAGCCGGCCCTGACCGAACACGACCGCGAGCTCGCCCTCACCCTGACCGGCCTGCTCAAGGACCTCCCCGACAAGCAACGCGCCGTCATCGTCCTCCGCTTCTGGGAGGACCTCACCGTCCCTCAGATCGCCGAGTGCACCGGCGTGGCCGAGGGGACCATCAAGAGCCAGATCTCCCGAGGCATCGCCGTCCTCCGGGAGCGGCTCGCCGAACCACCCCTGACCGGAGCAGGAGCTGTCCCATGA
- a CDS encoding PHP domain-containing protein, translated as MEAPTPPEAPMSPQDALRRVGFLLERARESPYRVAAFRRAAEAIRLIPDDELRERAGAGTLKQIKGIGDSSAAIIGQALRGVVPAYLATLEQEHGAPLSWAGAELYAAVVGDLHVHSDWSDGGSPIEEMVLTAVELGQEWMALTDHSPRLTIANGLSRERLTQQLARVDAINASLGGSFRLLKGIEVDINLDGSLDQDPDMLEQLDVVTASVHSKLRQPAFEMTPRMLAAVRNPRTNVLGHCTGRLVTGGRGKRPESQFDAERVFRACLENDVAVEINSRPERQDPPDELIELARDLGCLFAIDSDAHAPGQLDMKLLGCERAERLRIPAERIVTTWPVEDLLAWAKG; from the coding sequence ATGGAGGCACCCACCCCGCCCGAGGCCCCGATGAGCCCGCAGGACGCCCTGCGCCGCGTCGGGTTCCTCCTCGAGCGGGCGCGCGAGAGCCCCTACCGGGTGGCGGCGTTCCGGCGGGCGGCGGAGGCGATCCGGCTCATCCCCGACGACGAGCTGCGCGAGCGCGCGGGAGCCGGCACCCTCAAGCAGATCAAGGGAATCGGCGACTCGAGCGCCGCGATCATCGGGCAGGCGCTGCGGGGGGTCGTGCCGGCATACCTCGCCACCCTCGAGCAGGAGCACGGCGCGCCGCTCAGCTGGGCGGGCGCGGAGCTCTACGCCGCCGTCGTCGGTGACCTCCACGTCCACTCCGACTGGAGCGACGGCGGCAGCCCCATCGAGGAGATGGTCCTGACGGCGGTCGAGCTCGGCCAGGAGTGGATGGCCCTGACCGACCACTCCCCCCGCCTGACGATCGCCAACGGACTGTCCCGCGAGCGCCTCACCCAGCAGCTCGCGCGGGTCGACGCCATCAACGCATCGCTCGGCGGGTCGTTCCGGCTGCTCAAGGGGATCGAGGTCGACATCAACCTCGACGGCTCCCTGGACCAGGACCCCGACATGCTCGAGCAGCTCGATGTGGTGACCGCGTCCGTGCACTCCAAGCTGCGGCAGCCGGCCTTCGAGATGACGCCGAGAATGCTTGCAGCCGTGCGAAACCCGCGGACCAACGTGCTCGGCCACTGCACCGGTCGGCTCGTCACCGGCGGGCGCGGCAAGCGGCCGGAGTCGCAGTTCGACGCGGAGCGCGTCTTCCGCGCGTGCCTCGAGAACGACGTCGCCGTGGAGATCAACTCCCGGCCCGAGCGTCAGGACCCGCCGGACGAGCTGATCGAGCTGGCACGGGATCTCGGCTGCCTCTTCGCCATCGACTCCGACGCGCACGCACCCGGCCAGCTGGACATGAAGCTTCTCGGCTGCGAGCGCGCGGAACGGCTCCGGATCCCCGCCGAGCGCATCGTCACGACGTGGCCGGTCGAGGACCTTCTCGCGTGGGCGAAGGGGTGA
- a CDS encoding PucR family transcriptional regulator: MSLPTEISDVLRPVVSEVVEAIIEGIPRDVPVYAMPMEGRFGQGVRQGVTIALHRFLDLPGTRLPALSEDGKWVYENLGRGEVRSGRSLESLLSAYRYGARVTLRAISRTVDVSQLAPDVILALGESLFAYIDELSAASAQGYALEQSERAGEHQRRRGELLEMILRGETEVGVTRAATALGWVLPEALVVATLPSSRLDGVRGALGPEALVAERGTEAAVLMPFGNRAARTKELNRALRGRHAIIGPERPWQQAAESLHLAVSAGAHGLGGPTAEGDRPVWVEDHLAELVVHAEPLATADLARRRLAPLEGLRPAVRARLAETLLAWLRHQGQRAPIAAELFVHQQTVGYRVGQLKELFGGELDDPQARFELELVLRAGYR; encoded by the coding sequence TTGTCTCTACCGACCGAAATCAGTGACGTTCTCCGGCCTGTCGTCTCCGAGGTCGTCGAGGCGATCATCGAGGGGATACCCCGGGACGTGCCGGTCTATGCGATGCCGATGGAGGGACGGTTCGGCCAGGGCGTCCGACAGGGTGTCACGATCGCCCTGCACCGGTTCCTCGACCTGCCCGGCACCCGCCTCCCGGCCCTGTCCGAGGACGGCAAGTGGGTGTACGAGAACCTCGGCCGGGGCGAGGTCCGCTCCGGCCGCAGCCTCGAGTCGCTCCTCTCCGCCTACCGATATGGCGCCAGGGTGACGCTCCGGGCCATCTCCCGCACCGTCGACGTCTCCCAGCTCGCCCCCGACGTCATCCTCGCGCTGGGGGAGTCCCTCTTCGCCTACATCGACGAGCTCTCGGCGGCCAGTGCCCAGGGCTACGCGCTCGAGCAGTCCGAACGCGCCGGCGAGCACCAGCGGCGCCGCGGCGAGCTGCTCGAGATGATCCTCCGCGGCGAGACCGAGGTCGGGGTGACCCGCGCGGCGACTGCGCTCGGCTGGGTGCTGCCCGAGGCGCTCGTCGTCGCCACCCTGCCCTCCAGCCGTCTCGACGGGGTCCGGGGCGCCCTCGGCCCCGAGGCGCTCGTCGCCGAACGAGGGACGGAGGCGGCGGTCCTCATGCCGTTCGGCAACCGCGCCGCCCGGACCAAGGAGCTGAACCGGGCCCTCCGTGGCCGCCACGCCATCATCGGCCCCGAGCGGCCCTGGCAGCAGGCAGCCGAGTCGTTGCACCTCGCCGTCTCCGCCGGCGCGCACGGCCTCGGCGGCCCGACGGCCGAGGGGGACCGGCCCGTGTGGGTCGAGGACCACCTCGCGGAGCTGGTCGTGCATGCCGAGCCGCTCGCCACCGCCGACCTCGCCCGCCGCCGGCTCGCGCCGCTCGAGGGGCTGCGACCAGCGGTCCGGGCCCGGCTCGCCGAGACCCTCCTGGCCTGGCTACGCCACCAGGGGCAGCGGGCCCCGATCGCCGCGGAGCTCTTCGTCCACCAGCAGACCGTCGGCTACCGGGTCGGTCAGCTCAAGGAGCTGTTCGGCGGCGAGCTCGACGACCCCCAGGCCCGGTTCGAGCTCGAGCTCGTCCTCCGGGCCGGCTACCGCTGA
- a CDS encoding ferredoxin reductase encodes MPPFRALRRAASVLTTPLAPEDFLGLVNPLASTRQLRGVVTRVIPETSDSATIQFRPGRGWNPHEAGQWARIGVEIDGVRQWRSYSLSAPAGADPAITVTAIGFVSTALVRDTKPGDVLFLDVPQGDFVLPQHPRPLLMLTAGSGLTPVMSMIRTLVPRRPDADVVLVHSARTRADALFHDELLELSDQFPGLTVRHWFTREQDGRRIDLSDFSDLESLCPDWRRRAAYACGPADFLDEATALWESHAGEAAADLTIERFAPALLPGTGGEGGLVTFEKSDKEIEADGDTPLLEAGEQCGVVMPSGCRMGICRSCLTPLVAGRVRDLRTGEVHGDEGELIQTCINAAAGPVHLDI; translated from the coding sequence ATGCCCCCGTTCCGTGCCCTGCGCCGCGCCGCCTCGGTGCTGACGACGCCGCTGGCCCCCGAGGACTTCCTCGGGCTGGTGAACCCGCTCGCGTCGACCCGGCAGCTGCGCGGAGTCGTCACCCGGGTCATCCCCGAGACGAGCGACTCGGCGACGATCCAGTTCCGGCCCGGCAGGGGCTGGAACCCGCACGAGGCCGGGCAGTGGGCCCGGATCGGCGTCGAGATCGACGGGGTCCGCCAGTGGCGCAGCTACTCCCTGTCCGCGCCCGCTGGGGCCGACCCGGCCATCACGGTGACAGCCATCGGCTTCGTCTCGACCGCTCTCGTCCGTGACACCAAGCCCGGCGACGTGCTCTTCCTCGACGTCCCGCAGGGCGACTTCGTCCTCCCCCAGCATCCGCGCCCGCTCCTCATGCTCACCGCAGGCAGCGGTCTCACCCCCGTGATGTCGATGATCCGCACCCTGGTGCCGCGCCGACCCGATGCCGACGTCGTGCTGGTCCACTCGGCCCGGACCCGCGCGGACGCCCTCTTCCACGACGAGCTGCTCGAGCTGTCGGACCAGTTCCCCGGCCTCACCGTCAGGCACTGGTTCACCCGGGAGCAGGACGGCCGCCGGATCGACCTCTCCGACTTCAGCGACCTCGAGTCCCTGTGCCCGGACTGGCGACGCCGCGCGGCCTACGCGTGCGGGCCCGCCGACTTCCTCGACGAGGCCACCGCCCTGTGGGAGTCACACGCCGGCGAGGCCGCAGCCGACCTGACCATCGAACGCTTCGCACCCGCCCTGCTCCCGGGCACCGGCGGGGAGGGCGGGCTCGTGACGTTCGAGAAGTCGGACAAGGAGATCGAGGCCGACGGCGACACGCCGCTCCTCGAGGCGGGCGAGCAGTGCGGCGTCGTCATGCCGAGCGGCTGCCGCATGGGCATCTGCCGCAGCTGCCTGACACCGCTCGTCGCCGGGCGGGTACGGGACCTGCGCACCGGTGAGGTGCACGGCGACGAGGGCGAGCTCATCCAGACGTGCATCAACGCGGCTGCCGGACCTGTCCACCTGGACATCTGA
- a CDS encoding fatty acid desaturase family protein gives MTTTVNTPPDTDRRADDLGSAPTPEAQPSGPRPRMPITGSRGGPTVRPPAAAHLSDADVERLGQELDAIRDRVLASRGAKDAAYIRRVIKVQRTLELAGRATLLLSKRRSAFFAGTAMLSVAKILENMEIGHNVLHGQWDWMRDPDIHSTTWEWDFVTPARAWKHTHNDLHHTWTNVLGKDKDVGYSTLRMSEQQPWKPANLLNPVINLWLAPFFEWGIAIYDLELEAWQDGEKPTADLVRDLKETGRKALKQFAKDYAATPGAAALFGSGKQAFWGTFTANAVRNLWAHSVIFCGHFPDGVDVFTEEMIEGETRGDWYIRQMLGSANISGSTLMHIMTGNLSHQIEHHCFPDLPSNHYAEVAVEMREICERYGLPYTTGPMYRQVAQTWAKVFRLALPPKANRRPKQAVNQTPPAVRRSSPLPMAAHGL, from the coding sequence ATGACCACCACGGTGAACACACCCCCGGACACCGACCGACGCGCCGACGACCTCGGCAGCGCCCCGACACCTGAGGCACAACCGTCGGGCCCGCGCCCACGCATGCCCATCACCGGCTCTCGAGGCGGCCCCACCGTCCGTCCGCCGGCAGCGGCCCACCTGAGCGACGCTGACGTCGAGCGCCTCGGGCAGGAGCTCGACGCCATCCGCGACCGGGTCCTCGCCTCGCGCGGTGCGAAGGACGCTGCCTACATCCGCCGCGTCATCAAGGTCCAGCGCACCCTCGAGCTCGCGGGCCGCGCCACCCTGCTCCTGTCGAAGCGCCGGAGCGCCTTCTTCGCCGGCACGGCCATGCTCTCGGTCGCCAAGATCCTCGAGAACATGGAGATCGGGCACAACGTCCTGCACGGCCAGTGGGACTGGATGCGCGACCCCGACATCCACTCGACGACGTGGGAGTGGGACTTCGTCACGCCGGCGCGCGCCTGGAAGCACACCCACAACGACCTCCACCACACCTGGACCAACGTGCTCGGCAAGGACAAGGACGTGGGCTACTCGACCCTGCGCATGTCCGAGCAGCAGCCGTGGAAGCCCGCCAACCTGCTCAACCCGGTCATCAACCTGTGGCTCGCGCCGTTCTTCGAGTGGGGGATCGCCATCTACGACCTCGAGCTCGAGGCGTGGCAGGACGGCGAGAAGCCGACCGCGGACCTCGTCCGCGACCTCAAGGAGACCGGCCGCAAGGCCCTCAAGCAGTTCGCCAAGGACTACGCCGCGACGCCCGGGGCAGCTGCGTTGTTCGGCTCTGGGAAGCAGGCCTTCTGGGGGACCTTCACCGCCAACGCGGTCCGCAACCTGTGGGCTCACTCCGTGATCTTCTGTGGTCACTTCCCCGACGGTGTCGACGTCTTCACCGAGGAGATGATCGAGGGCGAGACGCGTGGCGACTGGTACATCCGCCAGATGCTCGGCTCCGCCAACATCTCCGGCAGCACGCTGATGCACATCATGACGGGCAACCTCAGCCACCAGATCGAGCACCACTGCTTCCCCGACCTGCCGAGCAACCACTACGCCGAGGTCGCGGTCGAGATGCGCGAGATCTGCGAGCGTTACGGCCTGCCCTACACGACCGGCCCGATGTACCGGCAGGTCGCACAGACCTGGGCCAAGGTCTTCCGCCTCGCCCTCCCCCCGAAGGCGAACCGCCGGCCCAAGCAGGCCGTGAACCAGACCCCGCCGGCGGTCCGCCGGTCCTCTCCCCTGCCCATGGCGGCGCATGGGCTCTGA
- a CDS encoding HAD family hydrolase has product MGSDAVMGRDLRRAAFFDLDRTLIRGSANYPLAVAAFRRGHVPWWDLVKDTVNAISFHRKGSTDAQSAALRERILGAVAGTPQADIVHLTDEIVPRIVRRLIPESAALLAEAKAAAMDRIVVSASPIELVGRIASALGLEGAVATRSELDDDGRYTGRLMGEFCYHHGKVIEIEKLAAERGYDLASSAAYSDSISDLPMLERVGTPVAVNPDGELRRLALARGWRVVEVGRKRH; this is encoded by the coding sequence ATGGGCTCTGACGCGGTGATGGGCCGCGACCTGCGACGCGCGGCCTTCTTCGACCTGGACCGGACCCTCATCCGGGGCTCGGCGAACTACCCGCTCGCCGTGGCGGCCTTCCGCCGCGGTCACGTGCCGTGGTGGGACCTCGTCAAGGACACCGTCAACGCGATCTCCTTCCACCGCAAGGGGTCGACGGACGCGCAGTCGGCGGCGTTGCGGGAGCGGATCCTCGGCGCGGTGGCCGGCACGCCGCAGGCCGACATCGTGCACCTCACCGACGAGATCGTCCCCCGGATCGTCCGGCGCCTCATCCCGGAGTCGGCGGCCCTGCTCGCCGAGGCGAAGGCCGCCGCGATGGACCGCATCGTCGTGTCCGCCTCGCCGATCGAGCTCGTCGGCCGGATCGCCTCGGCGCTCGGACTCGAGGGCGCCGTGGCGACCCGGAGCGAGCTCGACGACGACGGGCGCTACACCGGGCGGCTGATGGGCGAGTTCTGCTACCACCACGGCAAGGTCATCGAGATCGAGAAGCTCGCCGCCGAGCGCGGGTACGACCTGGCGTCGAGCGCCGCCTACAGCGACTCCATCAGTGACCTGCCGATGCTCGAACGGGTGGGCACCCCCGTGGCTGTCAACCCGGACGGGGAGCTGCGGCGGCTGGCGCTCGCCCGCGGGTGGCGGGTCGTCGAGGTCGGCCGGAAGCGCCACTGA
- a CDS encoding dihydroorotate dehydrogenase-like protein produces the protein MDLTTRYLGLDLRNPLVASASPLSVSLDRVLALADSGVGAIVLYSLFEEEVNREELRDLAIVEAHEHAFGEAMSYFPSSARPTAEPSSVLRYLRLIERAASGIDVPLIASLNGSTEGGWTRFARSMQDAGAAAIELNIYFVPGDPRTPGRLVEDRHVEILREVKESVSIPVAVKLSPHFSSLGEMALRLDEAGADGLVLFNRFLHPDVDPERMVVEPGVVLSRPEEARLPRSWIAILHGQVRASLAATTGVERAEDVAAYLLAGADVVMTASALLRHGVQHAATLVQGLEDWLVRKELTSLDQVRGRLAVPADTDVTAYERAGYVAALQRGRDTYSSLGIR, from the coding sequence ATGGACCTGACCACGCGCTACCTCGGCCTCGACCTGCGCAACCCGCTCGTCGCGTCGGCGTCGCCGCTTTCCGTGTCGCTCGACCGGGTGCTCGCGCTGGCGGACTCCGGGGTGGGGGCGATCGTCCTCTACTCGCTCTTCGAGGAGGAGGTCAACCGGGAGGAGCTGCGCGACCTCGCCATCGTCGAGGCGCACGAGCACGCGTTCGGCGAGGCCATGTCGTACTTCCCGAGCTCGGCCCGGCCGACGGCCGAGCCGAGCTCGGTGCTCCGCTACCTCCGGCTCATCGAACGGGCCGCGTCGGGTATCGACGTGCCGCTCATCGCCAGCCTCAACGGCAGCACCGAGGGCGGCTGGACCCGCTTCGCGCGGTCGATGCAGGACGCCGGCGCGGCGGCCATCGAGCTGAACATCTACTTCGTCCCAGGTGACCCGCGCACCCCGGGGCGGCTCGTCGAGGACCGGCACGTCGAGATCCTCCGCGAGGTCAAGGAGAGCGTCAGCATCCCCGTCGCGGTCAAGCTGAGCCCGCACTTCAGCTCCCTCGGCGAGATGGCGCTCCGGCTCGACGAGGCCGGCGCCGACGGCCTCGTGCTCTTCAACCGCTTCCTCCACCCGGACGTCGACCCGGAGCGGATGGTCGTCGAGCCGGGCGTCGTGCTCTCGCGTCCCGAGGAGGCCCGCCTGCCCCGATCGTGGATCGCGATCCTCCACGGACAGGTCCGGGCGTCGCTCGCGGCGACGACCGGGGTGGAGCGCGCCGAGGACGTCGCCGCCTACCTGCTCGCCGGTGCCGACGTCGTCATGACCGCCTCGGCGCTCCTGCGGCACGGCGTCCAGCACGCCGCGACCCTCGTGCAGGGCCTCGAGGACTGGCTCGTCCGCAAGGAGCTCACCTCGCTGGACCAGGTGCGGGGCCGGCTGGCCGTCCCCGCCGACACCGACGTCACCGCCTACGAGCGGGCCGGCTACGTCGCCGCGCTGCAGCGCGGTCGCGACACCTACTCCTCACTCGGCATCCGCTAG
- the nifJ gene encoding pyruvate:ferredoxin (flavodoxin) oxidoreductase — translation MVTTAVDRKVAVQIVTVDGNEAAVDVAFRLNELCAIYPITPSSTMAELADEWASHHRTNVWGTVPTVVEMQSEGGAAGAMHGALQGGALGTTFTASQGLLLMIPNMYKIAGELTSTVFHVAARALAAQALSIFGDHSDVMAVRQTGFALLSSGSVQEAHDLALVAQAATLESRVPFVHFFDGFRTSHELNTIERLDDDVLRDLVPEELVRAHRLRALSPERPFVRGTAQNPDVYFQARETVNPFYVRVPGIVQHAMDRLAAHTGRQYSVVEYDGDPEAERVIIIMGSGGQTVVETVRHLRQRGERVGVLRLRLYRPFPAEELINALPPTVRRIAVLDRTKEPGSNGEPLFLDVVATLTEGHHAGRVPVLPQVIGGRYGLSSKEFTPGMVAGIFAELSLPAPRLRFTIGITDDVSGTSLPYDEDLDIEEAETLRAVFYGIGSDGTVGANKNTIKILGADPDLHAQAYFVYDSKKSGGQTVSHLRFGPHPIRAPYLIRQAGFVGVHHLGLLDQVDVLAVARPGARVLLNAAGSPEQVWAGLSRPVQEAVISKGLQLWAIDADAVAEGAGLRGRTNTVLQTCFFAISGVLPREEAIAAVKTAIRKTYGRRGSEIVRRNEAAVDSAVAALHEVPVPEVADVAGRALPPVVPEHAPEFVRTVTAAMMSGRGDQLPVSAMPLDGTYPSGTTAWEKRRISDVVAQWDPDSCIQCGNCAFVCPHSVIRSKYYDPDVLIDAPGAFPSAPLNAAGLPGSRYTLQVYVEDCTGCGLCVDTCPVTSPLDDARKAINLEPLEPVVEAEQANIAFFESLPHNDRARVDFGTVRGTQFLQPLFEFSGACSGCGETPYLKLLSQLFGERATVANATGCSSIYGGNLPTTPWSKNAAGRGPAWSNSLFEDNAEFGLGLRLAADLHAKLARERLAQLRTEVGVELADAILEAPQIRESQLTAQRERVGELGRRLAQLDGPAVADLRSVADHLLRRSVWIVGGDGWAYDIGSGGLDHVLSTGRDVNILVLDTEVYSNTGGQSSKATPVGAVAKFAAGGKAVGKKDLALQAISYGNVYVARVAMGADPQQTLTAFREAEAYDGPSIIIAYSHCIAHGIEMKDGLNQQYRAVASGHWPLVRYDPTVRAKGGNPFQLDSPRPRIPLEDYIYRELRYRMLRTSDPDEADRLLHLAQEAVDQRWATYEEMATRGPARFASDPRRN, via the coding sequence GTGGTCACCACAGCAGTCGACCGGAAGGTTGCCGTGCAGATCGTCACGGTGGATGGCAACGAGGCGGCGGTCGACGTCGCCTTCCGGCTCAACGAGCTCTGCGCCATCTACCCCATCACGCCCTCCTCGACGATGGCCGAGCTGGCCGACGAGTGGGCCTCGCACCACCGGACCAACGTGTGGGGGACCGTGCCGACGGTCGTCGAGATGCAGAGCGAGGGCGGGGCTGCCGGCGCGATGCACGGGGCGCTCCAGGGCGGGGCGCTGGGCACGACGTTCACCGCGTCGCAGGGCCTGCTCCTGATGATCCCCAACATGTACAAGATCGCCGGCGAGCTGACCTCGACCGTCTTCCACGTTGCCGCGAGGGCGCTTGCCGCACAGGCCCTCTCGATCTTCGGTGACCACTCGGACGTGATGGCCGTGCGCCAGACCGGGTTCGCCCTCCTGTCGTCCGGCTCGGTGCAGGAGGCCCACGACCTGGCGCTCGTCGCACAGGCCGCGACGCTCGAGAGCCGCGTGCCGTTCGTCCACTTCTTCGACGGCTTCCGCACGTCCCACGAGCTGAACACCATCGAGCGGCTCGACGACGACGTGCTGCGCGACCTCGTCCCGGAGGAGCTCGTGCGCGCGCACCGGCTGCGGGCCCTCAGCCCCGAGCGGCCGTTCGTGCGCGGCACGGCCCAGAACCCGGACGTCTACTTCCAGGCGCGTGAGACGGTCAACCCGTTCTACGTGCGCGTCCCCGGCATCGTGCAGCACGCGATGGACCGGTTGGCCGCCCACACGGGCCGGCAGTACTCCGTCGTCGAGTACGACGGCGACCCCGAGGCAGAGCGGGTCATCATCATCATGGGGTCCGGTGGGCAGACCGTCGTGGAGACGGTGCGCCACCTGCGCCAGCGAGGCGAGCGCGTCGGCGTGCTGCGGCTGCGGCTCTACCGCCCCTTCCCGGCGGAGGAGCTGATCAACGCCCTCCCGCCGACGGTCCGCCGCATCGCCGTCCTGGACCGGACGAAGGAGCCCGGCTCGAACGGCGAGCCGCTCTTCCTCGACGTCGTCGCCACCCTCACCGAGGGTCACCACGCCGGTCGGGTCCCCGTCCTGCCCCAGGTCATCGGCGGCCGGTACGGGCTGTCCTCCAAGGAGTTCACCCCGGGCATGGTGGCCGGCATCTTCGCCGAGCTCTCGTTGCCCGCACCCCGCCTCAGGTTCACGATCGGCATCACCGACGACGTCTCGGGGACGAGCCTCCCCTACGACGAGGACCTCGACATCGAGGAGGCCGAGACGCTGCGAGCGGTGTTCTACGGCATCGGCTCCGACGGAACGGTCGGGGCGAACAAGAACACCATCAAGATCCTCGGCGCCGACCCGGACCTGCACGCCCAGGCGTACTTCGTCTACGACTCGAAGAAGTCCGGCGGGCAGACCGTCTCGCACCTGCGGTTCGGGCCGCATCCGATCCGTGCGCCTTACCTGATCCGTCAGGCCGGCTTCGTCGGCGTCCACCACCTCGGTCTCCTCGACCAGGTCGACGTCCTCGCCGTCGCCCGTCCGGGCGCGCGGGTCCTCCTCAACGCCGCCGGGTCGCCGGAGCAGGTGTGGGCGGGCCTGTCCCGCCCAGTCCAGGAGGCGGTCATCAGCAAGGGCCTGCAGCTGTGGGCCATCGACGCCGACGCCGTCGCCGAGGGCGCGGGCCTCCGGGGGCGCACCAACACGGTCCTGCAGACCTGCTTCTTCGCCATCTCCGGGGTGCTGCCCCGCGAGGAGGCGATCGCGGCCGTCAAGACGGCGATCCGAAAGACCTACGGCCGGCGCGGCAGCGAGATCGTGCGCCGCAACGAGGCCGCGGTCGACAGCGCCGTGGCAGCGCTGCACGAGGTCCCGGTCCCCGAGGTCGCGGATGTCGCCGGCCGGGCCCTGCCTCCGGTCGTCCCGGAGCACGCGCCCGAGTTCGTCCGCACCGTGACGGCCGCGATGATGTCGGGCCGCGGGGACCAGCTGCCGGTCAGCGCCATGCCCCTCGACGGCACCTACCCGAGCGGCACGACCGCCTGGGAGAAGCGCCGGATCTCCGACGTCGTGGCCCAGTGGGACCCGGACAGCTGCATCCAGTGCGGCAACTGCGCCTTCGTCTGTCCGCACAGCGTCATCCGGTCCAAGTACTACGACCCCGACGTCCTCATCGACGCCCCCGGCGCCTTCCCGTCGGCCCCGCTCAACGCCGCCGGCCTGCCCGGTTCGCGCTACACCCTCCAGGTGTACGTCGAGGACTGCACCGGCTGCGGTCTCTGCGTCGACACGTGCCCGGTCACGAGCCCGCTCGACGACGCCCGCAAGGCGATCAACCTCGAGCCGCTCGAGCCGGTCGTCGAGGCCGAGCAGGCCAACATCGCGTTCTTCGAGAGCCTGCCGCACAACGACCGCGCCCGGGTCGACTTCGGGACGGTCCGGGGGACCCAGTTCCTCCAGCCGCTCTTCGAGTTCTCCGGGGCCTGCTCGGGCTGTGGCGAGACGCCCTACCTCAAGCTGCTCTCGCAGCTCTTCGGCGAGCGCGCCACCGTGGCCAACGCGACGGGCTGCTCCTCGATCTACGGCGGCAACCTGCCCACCACACCGTGGAGCAAGAACGCCGCCGGCCGCGGGCCGGCCTGGTCCAACTCGCTCTTCGAGGACAACGCGGAGTTCGGGCTCGGGCTGCGCCTCGCCGCGGACCTGCACGCCAAGCTCGCTCGCGAACGGCTCGCCCAGCTGCGCACCGAGGTGGGGGTGGAGCTGGCCGACGCGATCCTCGAGGCGCCGCAGATCCGCGAGTCGCAGCTGACGGCCCAGCGGGAGCGGGTCGGCGAGCTGGGGCGACGCCTGGCTCAGCTCGACGGGCCGGCGGTCGCGGACCTGCGGAGCGTCGCCGACCACCTGCTGCGCCGCAGTGTGTGGATCGTCGGCGGTGACGGCTGGGCCTACGACATCGGCTCGGGCGGTCTCGACCACGTCCTGTCCACCGGGCGGGACGTCAACATCCTCGTCCTCGACACCGAGGTCTACTCCAACACGGGCGGCCAGTCGTCGAAGGCGACGCCGGTGGGCGCCGTGGCGAAGTTCGCCGCCGGGGGCAAGGCGGTCGGCAAGAAGGACCTTGCGCTGCAAGCGATCTCGTACGGCAACGTCTACGTCGCCCGGGTCGCGATGGGTGCTGACCCGCAGCAGACGTTGACGGCCTTCCGGGAGGCCGAGGCCTACGACGGGCCGTCGATCATCATCGCGTACAGCCACTGCATCGCCCACGGCATCGAGATGAAGGACGGGCTCAACCAGCAGTACCGCGCCGTCGCGAGCGGCCACTGGCCGTTGGTGCGCTATGACCCGACGGTCCGGGCCAAGGGCGGCAACCCGTTCCAGCTCGACTCGCCGCGGCCGCGGATCCCGCTCGAGGACTACATCTACCGGGAGCTGCGCTACCGGATGCTGCGCACCTCCGACCCGGACGAGGCGGACCGGCTCCTCCACCTCGCGCAGGAGGCCGTCGACCAGCGCTGGGCGACGTACGAGGAGATGGCCACGCGCGGTCCGGCGCGCTTCGCCTCCGACCCGAGGAGAAACTGA